CCGGAGTGTGAATGTAACGAACTCGAGGATGTTGAAGTGCATGCTTCAGTTGGGACTCACTTATATCGCTTCCTATCACTTGCTCATAATGCTCTCCAAGCTGTACACATACAGTACAGagattaaatttaaaacatatttGAGAGATGGCTACAACAATAAACCTGCCTAAAAACAATTAATAGTTGAGAGATATGGATGAAGTAAGAGTATACTAACGGAGAAAGCAGCTTGGCCGTTGCTGGTACCGACGTCCCAAGCTAAAGAGTGTTGGGGGGGTAAGAGCTGCCAACATTGATAACCATTCCTTGGGATAAGTTGGCCTTCCCACCAAGTAATCATCTACCTGCTTGTCGAATAAACCTGCCATTTTTTTGCCTTGTATCTCTCTACAATAGTGAATTTTTGTGGGGTTTTATACACAGATGTATGTGGAATCTGTGAATATCTCTCCTAGTAGTagtcaattcctaattttcaACTGCATGCTTTGCAGTTTTCTCCAGTCCAAGGccaagaaaagataatatgcttgtatagtttttttttttttttttggtcaagagTACTTTCATTTCAATCGAAAGAGAAGTACAAACATAGAGCTAGGCTACCCACATCCACAATCAGAGAAACAAAGTTACCAACAGCCAACAAAAGAAAGGATAAAAACAAGCCACGGCGAAACTAAAGTAGCCACAGCAGAAAAGAGATGAACAAACAAGCTACggcaaaacaaaagcaaattttGTTAGAGGCCAAACCTATGACACCTCCCAAATAGGGAGCGTGTCCGCCTCTAGCTATGCTTGTATAGTTTGACAAGCAAAATTAATGTTAGAAGCCAAGTCCAATTTCGTTTCAACTATTTAATTTGAAGGGCTGCAAGAAAGTAAAAGCaattctcttttctctttgaCCAGTCTAAGGGGTTtatgccaaaataaaaataaaatattaatgcCAAGGGATCTGCGGACTTTGTCCTGCAAGTGCATACAACTGGTAAGAGAACAATGTTGCATGAAGATTGATTTTAtaagtttctttttattaaactgtaaATAACATTTGTTTGAATTATAATGGCTTTCATGAGCCAATGCCATTGCTCTGCATTGAAAGAAATGCATAGAATAATCCACCAAaacagagtttttatttttttggatagAACCaccaaagcataattaaaaataaagaacaatCAATCCTGCTTCGTGATGGATGGTGTCATTATTTTGGACTAGTTCTTGCTGGATTGGACTGGACTTGAACTGATATATCACAGGCTTCGCAGCCTAACTTTTCCAGCAAGCATAAAAGCCTTGTAGCTGACTGACCTTACCAATTTGGAACCACCCCAAGCACCTTCAAACTCTTTAACCACCTTTTCAGGTAACAAATCTACACCTTGGTCCTTGGCTGTAGTGACTGCAGACCATGAACTCAGCATCTTCAAAAACCCTTCAAATGACAGCTGCTTTGGAATGCCCAGTGGCAATGGGTTCCCCTCCGATCCGAAACCAACACTTTCAAAGGGAAATGGAAGTGTCTTATAGCCATCAAACACATACTGGACGTTCTTGTCCCAAAAGGGAAGTGTTGTGTCATGAAATCGCTTCATTATAGGATCAAATGTTGGATCAACTTCAATGTCATTGTAGCACCAAACAGCAAATACACCTCCTGGCTTCTTCAAAACACGTGaaacaagattgtaaaacttCGGTAGGTCAAACCAGTGCACAGCTTGAGCTACAGTCACCAAGTCAACCGAATCTTCTCCCCCTACCAAGGCTATTACTTCATCATCGGTGATGCTTAACGGCGTGTGGGCATATCGAACCCGAGGATGCAGCATTGCACGCTGCAGCTGGGATTCACTCACATCGGTTCCAATTACTTGTTCATAGTGCTCAGCAACCTGTTTAAGTAACAATTAGTGTACACATCTATATATGTGTTTGTTCATGAATCACAATGTTCTCTGGTCAGATGTTGACATGCTATATATGTTGTTAGACTGCAAATTTAgacaaaatattcattaacCAAGATTTTACGGGATCAATGATTAAGTATTATACTCCATTTTGATGAAGGAATGCCAAATCTATGAATTTAGATGACATTATGAGGTATAAATATTTGTCTTAAGACTATTACGATCTGTGTATGTCAAGAAGATTTGAAcaagattaaaaataaaaaataaaaacaaatgaatttcaaatgattCCTCGCATATAATCATTCCAAATGAACTATATctagttatttcaaatacATTCAATTTAACATTGTTCTTGTACTTTGTTGTCAAAACCGAATCATTTCTTTCTAATTCCtccatccaaatccaaatggaGCATTAATGTCTTAATTTTAGAATTTCTGTTTGtgttaagaaaaagaaattgattttctaTTCTGTTCTATATAATCTTAGATGGTGTTGAGTAAACAAgctaaagaaattaaaaacaatcctccaaagagagagagagagagagagagagagagaggtagtGATGTAATACTGACACTGAGAGCGGCTTGGCCATTGCCCGTTCCAACATCCCAAGCGAGAGTGTGGTGAGGGGTGAGAACTGCTAATTTGGAATACCATTCCTTGGGATAAGTTGGCCTTGCATCCAAGTACACATCTGCTTGCTTGTCAAACAAACCTGCCATTACTTCCTCTCTGCTCTGCTgatgatctctctctctcttctctctctctctctctctctctctctgtgaaaCAGGAGAATCCttcaacaagaacaaataaactataagagaagaagaagcctTCTTTTTAACTCACTAAAACCTGACGCATATACATGTGTCATCTTTCTGTCTTAACTCCTCAGTCTAAACCTTCTTGTTGGACTATCCCACTTCTATTAATAATCCATAATTAATTCATTCAAACttcaacaataataaaatatactaTCTCTctacataaaatttaaaaactaatttttttatatttgattgtAGAAACAGGTACACGGAGATCCTGACAACAccaattaattttgttaatttatgaatttgttttttcatttcttttttgggttgttaCTACTGACAAAGACTAATAATCtactttttccatttttcagaAACTTTAGAATTTATGGTAATACTTAACCCACCAAGTTTCTTTGAGGATAAAAATTGCAATTTTTTCGACTTCTTTATCTTACCAATAAAAGAAAGTTATTCCCACCCAATTGTCCTATTTTTCTACTTAccttatctttaaaattttaaaagcaaaTTTATCctattgtaaaatgacttttaAAGACTTAACTCTAAATTAACACTGTTaagtcaaaaaaatataagtaaaaataaaaacaaaaaattagaataaacaaataaaagagcCTAGCAAACAACCCTCAAACTACCCACCCAACCCCGTGACAACCAAACCAACCTCCTCTCCTCACCTCACCGCCAGCCACATCATCAATTGCCACCTAAACCAAATGAGTTGCTCTTGTAAGATTCCCAGTTGCCGTCctctctatttttatttttccataaATCTAAATTAGcgaaaataaatttctttttctctttgtttattGTTGTCTGGGTAGGCCATAGATCTTCATACGATTGCAGCTTCGATTAAATGTTAGACTTTGCTGCACTTATGACATTGATTGACAAAATCCCAGTGTCGCTTTTATGAAAactttttgcatttaaaaaaaaaaaaatttggtttcgGAAGGGTTGAATCCCTATAACCTCAAACTGGGCATGTCTAGGAAATAGTTCAGAAGGAAAGAATAAAGATTGGAATGTTCTATCTCTCTCAAATTGGAAACTTGGAGGAATAAAGGCCCATGAAGTTGCTGATATTGATGAAGACTAGGATGAGCGACTTTGGCAGGCAATGCAGTCGAAGTGTCGTCTCAGATCTGGGCCAATTGATGTAATATTTCTCGTGGGTTTGTTTATTCGTGGGTTGATTGAAatggagagaggagaagaatgtTAGATTGGGGTTTGAAGGTGTTGTTCAATACAATTGAAATAATGGTGAAAGAGACGTGAGGAGGAGGACGGAGGAGAGGAGGCTTGGCATGAGGTGGAAGGTATGGGTGGTTCTTGTTAAGGTTTGATGGAGTGTGAGGTGGGCGGCTACTGGaaacctcttttttttcttttaaaattttaaaaatttttcaGACTCAATCAATAGTGTTAAGTTAGGGTTAAAAGTGTTAAGTTAGGGTTAAAAGTGTTAAGTGATggaagggtattttaggaataatggtgggtgtAAAGATATGATTatggtttttcaaattttcatggTGGGTAGGAAGATAAAGTGGGTGGGGAAATAAGATAAGTatgtggaaatagcagcactctatgGATATTGTTATCTAACTTGCAGAATTAAGGAGGATTATTCATAGGAGTTTGATAACTAAAACTTATCCCTCCTAATCCCACCATTTTCAAGGGGATTGGGGGGGGATAAGTTTTAGTCATCAACCTCTTATAGACAGTTCCCCTTCGTTCTCTATGTTAGACAACAATATTCATATTATGCCTTGAATGCATATGACTCGATTACTAAGGACTTGATTAGGTTCaaacatataaataataatagcCAAGCATATCCTAATAGAGCAAAGGATATGaacccataaaaaataaaactaaaaataaaaataaaaaattgcaagtttataattatttaagtatttgaaaaataatataataacaaCATATTAAGGTAATGGTTGACTTAATCCAATATTATGAGTCCTTTAGATGTAAAATGAAAGTAGTTATTAACAAATGTTTATTACTAACTTCCTATTTTTACTAGAAATTTGTTAAACTAACGTCATTTTAAACCTTGTCAACAACGATAACTTATATTTggcaaaaaggaaattaacaAAGATAACTTATACTTCTCTTGCCTATTTTAATTGGATTTATAGTCAGACAAATTAAAATTCTATCAAAATATTTCATAAATTGGTGTAATTGTGATAGTGaattacttattattttttaataacttaTTGCAATTATATTTATTCCATTACTTTCCAGATACCAATTGTGAGAGCGATTCATTGAAGCATGTTGCGTTGTCTATTAAATATATacgaatattttaatagtatagtTACGTggctattttttaaaaactataaTAAAGTTTGAAGAGCACGCTGCTATACTCTTTTAATGTATTAGAATATTTTATCAGTATAGCCGTctggctatacttttaaaatatattaatattaaatagtatagccaagcggctatttaaaaaaatatataataaaatttgacggtctagccgggcggctatacttcgAATATTTTACAGtacagccgagcggctatacttttaaaatatattaatattaaagtATATAGCCGCCCGactattttgtaaaaataataaaatttgaagcgtgtagccgtgcggctatacggGTTAAAtatattctaatattttaaatgtacAGCTatacggctatacttttaaaatatattaatattaaagtGTATAGCCGATAGgctatgtttaaaaaaaatataataaaatttggtGAGTATAGtcacgcggctatactctttaaattaTCTTAAGtacagccgggcggctatgctgttaaaatattttaatattaaataatgtagcctggcggctatacttttttatatatacgaatattttaaatattgattattatatATTCAAGTCCAATCAAAAGGTGAAGCCCAAGTTCTACTCCACTAGGCCCACCTCCCATATAAGGTGGAGcgactttctcttctttttcaataTGGGACTCAAATTTATgtatttcattcaaatttcaacAAGTAGTTGGTATTATTGAATCACGTTGTGACTTGAATTGAGAGTTTGGAGgctaaaattcatttttggaCTACTAAGGACTTGATTGTGCTAGAACATGTAAATAATAATAGTCAAGCTGATCCTAACAGAGAGGATCCGAACCCCTAAAAAATTGCACAACATTAAAagtttataattatttaagaACATAAAAAGCAGTATAATAATAGAAGTGGATATTTGACTTGTATTTGGATGTTTGGTAATTGTATAAAGAACCTAAAAATTACCCTTTCTCTTTGTTCTATTTGGTCAACCCAACCGAAGTGTGTAAGAACACAAGGTACACTCACTAGCTAAAAGCCAAGTATGCTCCTAATCATTTTCACGTCTAAactatttgttttcttcaaaaaaacTTTGTTCAACATCTTTTTTGTGGCAATAGCATTTCCATAGTTTTGAATGATTATTATGCCTAAGAGATTGGCCATATAATTAAGATGCCCTTTAATTGTTCTCAAGTTTAActcaaatttaataaaatatttcatgcatgtcgtgaatttaatatataaaattagtgCTAATTAATGTGTTTAATTTACCAACTTTAAGCTTTAGAGGGACTTGAGAGGACCCAGTAATGCTAATGTttaattgaatatttttaattaaatccATGCCCATTTGTCCCAAATTCTAAATCCTAGTCCAACCCCATAGGCCACAAACCCACCCCCACCAACCCCAATCACTAGCTTTAGTTGGTTCCATGGCCGACCAATGCAATTATGCTCTCTGCCTTTTGGCGTCGGTGGAAAAGTTGAGCTTCCTTGTGCTTTCTTCTTGTTAAATGTGTATGGTTTCCAAGTCTATGAGGCCGCGGGCCCAATATCTAAAGGggaacataatttttttatttttatacaagttaaTATGACATATgtgatttattttctatttaatattttggaaatgAGGTTTGTTGGACAAAGTTTGTGATTTGGGTGTTGACGTGAgtatactaattaattaaggagatttaattttttgattaattaaagaatttacttttttattttttatataagtgataaattattgtacaattaggagatactttcctaattctttactatatctaattccttgtaaaaCCTTCAtatgtaaactcctatatacacctccttatggagaagaataaagaacaacccaaagtattcaaatcatattcatattttagcatggtatcagagccaggttggTTGACTGGGCCCGATTAaacccaaatcaaacaaaaaaccccaaatttaaaaaaaagaagaaaaaaagtgacCGATGTGGAATTGGTTGCACGTGTGGCCTACTAAAAAGTGGTCCCACgtgaggaggagtgttgaagaatacacgagtcccacatcggaaacttCACAAAATAGAAAGTCCCATATAATAAATGGTTTCACTCCTAATAATAACGAGGCCTTTCGTATAAAACCCCACACCTGCTAAAcaggtggttaagttggggacaGTATCAATGTTGCTAGTGGTGGGCCAAGGGTCCGTCTGATGAGTCAAaactcacccattgaaaagaagccaaggcctattgggaggaaggcggcgaaagcgaagagagggagtaattctagcaagaatgcatctaaatttttgaaggaactttcaaagcaccaagccatgagaattgaaatggacttgaaacaacaagagaacgatatggctattcaactagaatatgcaaaagaaagggagtatgtacgcaaagaaatggagtatgtacgcgaacaaaacattgaaaaaaaagatcgggaaaccatggccatggatacaagccatatgtcccctgaaacaaaacaattttggaagctagaatgaagggatgttatgagacgaagaatttttcgtgacgatggacctaacaacacggattggttaaatgatgaaaaccattaaaatagtttgcttgcctttcatgtcttagtttacttgcctttgatttcattgtattttttgttttgtttaattcatgtattttattttattagttgtattgcttttcttttagtgaataaagaaaatattcaacaaaaatcttttttattcaaaacattccatacataaaaaacacaccacaaccaaagcataaaaaaaaaaaacaaaccacaaccaaagcaaaaaaaaaaaacaaaccataaccaaagcataaaaaataaacaaaccacaaccaaagcataaaaaataaacaacccacaactaaaaataataaagtataaaaaaaaacaaagcataactaaaaatacaacataaacataataaattaaaaaaaacatcttcacttcacttcattcaccttcattgcctttcaccgcccatagatgctcaatcaagtcaacttgacggtgttcatgaatatacgacgaTTGTATCTCCGTGTAGCAATCAATCATAcgggcatgaaactaccgtctctaaccaacggttcatgctacactggttctccatttggccccactggtttttcataaattcgtgttagggccgtgtccatgggatttggttcatacacttcatcaacatcgtaatcatattcatcttccacaatcatgttatggaggatgatacaagtcatcattatactcctaagcacctcctcgtcaaatagacgtgccgcgcccctgataatagcccaccgggcttgaaggataccaaagcacctctcaacatcttttctgtacccctcttgatagtgagcaaaaaaattttgcttatgggatcggggatgtggaattgttttcacaaatgttgtccacctcgggtatatgccatcagctagataatacccgttctggtagatggtattgttaatttcatatgtgatatttggggcttcacctctcaaaacatcattgaacatcggggattgacctaggacattcaaatcgttttgagatccggcaactccgaagaaggcgtgccaaacccatgtatcaaaaccagcaactgcttccaggatgatacttttctgcccttttctatttccgtaatccCCTTGCCAAGTAGatggacaatttttccactgccagtgcatgcagtcaatactaccaatcatgccaggaaatcctcgagactcagATTTTTGGAGAAGCCGTTGCAGGTCCCTGGGCATAGGTCTGCGcaggtagtctctggtgtacagagtttccattgcatcacaaaatcgcaccaagctctccaaaacagtggacttccccatccgagcaatctcatccacctgatcagcagatgacccatacgccaacattcatatcacagctgtgaacttctgctctggaagaagtcccaaatttccagcacaatttctcttttgaacaaaatattcatcataattgcaaatatcatgcatgactttattgaacaaatgaggttgcattttatatctccctcgaaaatgaacatcagagtacagagattgtgggataaaataatcttccataagattcttactccgagaatgtctatgtctgtccacgTTTGGGCCAtggccttctcgtgaaccacgacaactctggttttcttcctcaagcaaagcaactgctatgccaagttgctcatctagttctctctgcgcccttttgcttgtaGCTCGTCtatgcattctttctctagtttctcgctcttgcctatccaaaacctcttgcatgtctgccattgagaatggagaatgaaatctaaaatatgagaaatggaaatgtagagaagaactggtgtgggaggtataAGCTGAACCTCttgttttatagaaaaatatagacagatagatatgacacgcaGCGCAATCTTAGatggtgaaaatcttatttgaaatttgaaatttaaaatttatctgaaatttgaatttcgaaatgtatctggaatttgacattttgaatttatctgaaatttgaattttgaaatgtatctgagatttgaaaccgaaaatcttatccgatatgaatagtattgacacgtaggaacccaaaaatcttatccgaaaatattgtccaaattaattgtttaagtaaacaaagttgtgaaaaaaaaacaaaaaaatgaatagtatttgtcatggcaagcccaagctgctggaaacacactttgctggggggctagggcagccactaatcacgtgaatagtagctgtTCTAGGgctccccttgccatggcaaggggctaactggtggaaatgctcttataGCCTAAGCGTAGTTTCGCCACTTGTCACAAGAAAGATTGAATATCAAATTTTTGCATTCATATCAACTATGTCACAAGAAAGATTAAATGGCTCAGCTCTGTTGTATAACATTGGATATATCCATTGAAAAAGACATGGTATAAAAACTTTGATTATGTCAAATTAATTGATAGTTCgcatgaagaagaaaaaaatgtaagaTGTTAAGTGATGTTTTGATGCATTTTATAAAGTTGTTATGTGGATTACatattgtttgtttctttttaagttAGAATTGTGACTTTGAATTCACATGTCGTGAAATCAGTatgtttgataaaaaaaaaaaatatatatatgtaaacaAAACCACTAACCCGATTAAGtgatgaagaaaaatgaaaatgacttAGATCTTCCACTCTCTACCACTTCACTCAATGTATttcaatgaatttttttattttttaaattataaataaaaggaagatTGCATTCATAAATCACGTCAGATTGGAATGGAATCTTGAGATTCGTTCAATTTGTATATTTGACTTACATTTAAAACTAAACTCCACAAAGTGaagatataaaaaataaagatgaataTTTAGAAAAAAGAATGACCTCATTTTTTTCAATCCAAGATTTTCTGGGTTCATGAGATCTTGATCTTGCTCATGTcgaaatatataaaaaattaatccTATTTGCTGANNNNNNNNNNATTATGTTATTATCCAAAAACCCTATGAGGTTGCTCATTTAGTTCCCAAGCCAACTTAGTACAGTCCTAAACACATATCTAATCTTTATTTGGTGAATTTGTCATActaagaaatttgaaaaatcaagTATGGAAATATTCAACGAGCAATATATGTTTTGCAGaggaaatattttaaaaaaaaagatttaaattaTCAAGTTTGATTAATGATGAAGAGGAATATTACATATAGAGGAGAAATAAAAAGTCCCATCATTTCAATTACTACAACCATAAGAATAAATTTATTCGTCCAATATTTGGACACTAATTGTGACCAAGAAAGATACTGAAATCCTTTCGGAAGAAACTAAAAGGTACATTAATTACATATCTGCGGCAACACGTTTGTACAAATGCGAGGGGAGCCTTGGAGTAGGCACGGCTTGTAATGGGGTTCTCATGTAAGTCACAAGCCCTGGATTTTCCGACATGTCAATCTCCTTTGGATTCATCCCTTCAGCTGGAGCCCAACTGAAATGGTGCAATAGATGCCCCAACATGGACACCACCAAATTCACACTAAGTTGTGCTCCCGGGCATACTCGCCTGCCTGCTCCAAACGGAAGTAGTCTGAAATCATGCCCCTTCATGTCAACATCCTCCTCTAGGAACCTTTCTGGTCGGAACTCATGCGGGTCTTTCCAAACAGCGGGGTCACGCGCTACGGCCCAGACATTTACATGAACACTCGCACCCTTGGGGATGTCGTAGCCCCCGATCTTGACATTGGCATTAGCTCGGTGGGGGAGCATTAGAGGAGTTGGAGGGTGCAACCGCAACGCTTCCTTTGCTACACATTGTAGGTAAGGGAGATTTGAGAAATCGTCTTCGGTCATGACCCGTTCGAACCCGATGACTCGGTCTAGCTCCTCTTGTGCCTTTTTTTGCACCCTCGGGTTCTTAATCAACTCAGCCATAGCCCATTCAACTGAAATAGCTGTGGTGTCTGTGCCTGCAGTAATCATGTCCTGCATGCACAAATGGTATAACTAAGTTATGAACCCGAGGCAACAAGGTTAGAATTTGAGGGTTTGTGCAAAGCTTAGATTGGGGTCACACACACAATAGGAAAAATAACTTTTCTTTTAGAAATATCAAATTGAAAAGACTGCATGTATACATTACTTACCCAAAGAAGTCCGATAATAGTGTCTTCACTAAGGTCATACTTGTCCTTCAATGTAAGCAACGCATCGACAAAATGCTGCTTGGCACCGCCACTCTTGGTGCGAGCCTGTGTGTGCTCCTCCATGATTGCCCTAGTGAGTCGGTCTCTTCGTGCCCCATGCTGAGCAAACGCCTTTTCCTCCAGCGGGAACATCCAACGCAGCCATGGAATGTGCTCGGCCATCGAAAGCGACGCACCGATCTTCACTCCATTAGAAACAACAGCTTTGAATTCTTGGCCTTGCTCATCCATTTCATCCTGTGAGTTAACAAAACGCTTTCCGAATGCTAGCCTTGTTATGTTGTTGAATGCCACTCTTCCCAAATACTTCTTCACTAGCAAACTTTCCCCATTTTTTTCTGCAATATGGTGattaattaaagtaaatcacaaattcacaattaATACACATTAAGTATGCAAACTAATAAAGTAGCATTGAATCCAATCATAC
The window above is part of the Prunus dulcis chromosome 1, ALMONDv2, whole genome shotgun sequence genome. Proteins encoded here:
- the LOC117613601 gene encoding putative methyltransferase DDB_G0268948 is translated as MAGLFDKQADVYLDARPTYPKEWYSKLAVLTPHHTLAWDVGTGNGQAALSVAEHYEQVIGTDVSESQLQRAMLHPRVRYAHTPLSITDDEVIALVGGEDSVDLVTVAQAVHWFDLPKFYNLVSRVLKKPGGVFAVWCYNDIEVDPTFDPIMKRFHDTTLPFWDKNVQYVFDGYKTLPFPFESVGFGSEGNPLPLGIPKQLSFEGFLKMLSSWSAVTTAKDQGVDLLPEKVVKEFEGAWGGSKLVRSVSYKAFMLAGKVRLRSL
- the LOC117616059 gene encoding cytochrome P450 98A2-like; the encoded protein is MALSGLLLLLIFIFLAYKLYQRLRFKLPPGPLPWPVVGNLYHIKPVRFRCYAEWAQVYGPIISVWIGSTLNIVVSSSELAKEVLKEHDQKLADRQRNRSTAKFSKDGQDLIWADYGPHYVKVRKVCTLELFSAKRIEALRPIREDEVTAMVESIFKHCTIHEKNGESLLVKKYLGRVAFNNITRLAFGKRFVNSQDEMDEQGQEFKAVVSNGVKIGASLSMAEHIPWLRWMFPLEEKAFAQHGARRDRLTRAIMEEHTQARTKSGGAKQHFVDALLTLKDKYDLSEDTIIGLLWDMITAGTDTTAISVEWAMAELIKNPRVQKKAQEELDRVIGFERVMTEDDFSNLPYLQCVAKEALRLHPPTPLMLPHRANANVKIGGYDIPKGASVHVNVWAVARDPAVWKDPHEFRPERFLEEDVDMKGHDFRLLPFGAGRRVCPGAQLSVNLVVSMLGHLLHHFSWAPAEGMNPKEIDMSENPGLVTYMRTPLQAVPTPRLPSHLYKRVAADM